The following proteins come from a genomic window of Leptospira bandrabouensis:
- a CDS encoding YncE family protein yields the protein MRYSIFFTFLLSFGISLSAQRIESEFSFATDFNVRPTFVEGNSPFFTNGDKWIYIGKTADFDEPGLYFFDTESKSKIYRSIPLEAYYLSQPTQFLGQIETKGKPLPFTIYEFLFYDEKSKRAGFVIENKHKSLNAKRYFYIGWDLTTNQIDLAEPIFEIEENDKKSFAQSSVIGYSQEDNTGYFTFAVDADLKDDESEDVTAFIYKIQNKNLSKLKEYKSKFYPYTPEFHPESKQIVIACYTEAFQKRNPVGYLYKVEQNSFQEFPIPSTPYGISFSKDGKFLYMVAADTGEVRMYHTDNLADVKKSKWGTHGHKLGFWKEGELVWVRNSGLYIYDPVSLKQKKVIPTKKFYKNHVNVSGSVFLPFRKLLLRNILEDPAGGAANRILIPD from the coding sequence ATGCGTTATTCCATTTTTTTTACCTTTCTTCTTAGTTTCGGAATTTCTCTATCGGCACAACGCATCGAATCAGAATTTTCTTTTGCTACTGATTTTAATGTTCGACCAACATTTGTTGAGGGAAATTCCCCATTCTTTACGAATGGTGATAAGTGGATCTATATAGGCAAAACTGCCGATTTTGATGAACCAGGATTGTATTTTTTTGATACTGAGTCTAAGTCAAAAATTTATCGTTCTATTCCCTTAGAAGCTTATTATCTATCACAACCAACTCAGTTTCTTGGACAAATAGAAACAAAAGGCAAACCATTGCCATTCACTATTTATGAATTTTTATTTTATGATGAAAAATCAAAACGTGCAGGCTTTGTTATCGAAAATAAACATAAGTCTCTGAATGCCAAAAGATACTTTTATATCGGATGGGATTTGACAACAAATCAAATAGATCTGGCAGAACCAATTTTTGAAATAGAAGAGAATGATAAAAAGTCTTTTGCCCAAAGTTCCGTCATTGGGTATTCGCAAGAAGATAATACCGGATATTTTACCTTTGCTGTGGATGCAGATTTAAAAGATGATGAATCAGAAGATGTCACAGCCTTTATTTACAAAATTCAAAATAAAAATTTGTCAAAATTAAAAGAATACAAATCAAAGTTTTATCCATACACACCAGAGTTTCATCCGGAATCAAAACAAATCGTAATTGCTTGTTATACGGAAGCTTTCCAAAAAAGAAATCCAGTGGGATATTTGTATAAAGTAGAACAAAACTCATTTCAAGAGTTTCCCATTCCCTCAACTCCTTATGGAATTAGTTTTTCAAAAGACGGTAAGTTTTTGTATATGGTCGCAGCTGATACTGGGGAAGTCCGAATGTATCATACAGACAACCTAGCAGATGTTAAAAAATCGAAATGGGGGACACATGGTCATAAATTAGGTTTTTGGAAAGAAGGGGAACTTGTTTGGGTCAGAAATTCAGGTTTATATATTTATGATCCAGTCAGTTTAAAACAGAAAAAAGTCATCCCTACCAAAAAATTTTATAAAAACCATGTAAACGTAAGCGGATCGGTATTTTTACCGTTTCGTAAATTACTTTTAAGGAATATACTAGAAGATCCAGCTGGCGGAGCTGCCAACCGGATTCTAATCCCAGATTAA
- a CDS encoding NAD(P)H-binding protein, which produces MKVFVYGGSGLVGGHLIKELLSQGHEVFAGSRKPESQKGSNQLHWVFADSSELTKGQEILEKVDAAFFMGPPGQTNQYEILSPWIEKAKQVGLKKLVLMTAMGVEHAPPEAPFRKTEIMLEGAGIPWNIIRPNWFMQNFHTFWIAGIKQDGKIYFPGGNATTSFIDARDIASVASVLLTTSKNDNHAFTLTGPESIDHKTVADHLTKVSGKNIEYVDVDPKVFESSLVAAGLTKDYAAFLVMIAGALKEGFASTILDTVKTLTGKDPITFSQYAKENANVWK; this is translated from the coding sequence ATGAAAGTATTTGTATACGGCGGCTCAGGACTCGTCGGTGGCCACTTAATCAAAGAATTGTTAAGCCAAGGGCATGAAGTTTTTGCAGGATCAAGAAAACCAGAATCCCAAAAAGGTTCGAACCAATTACATTGGGTCTTCGCTGATTCGAGTGAACTTACCAAAGGACAAGAAATTTTAGAAAAAGTCGATGCGGCTTTTTTTATGGGACCTCCCGGACAAACAAACCAATATGAAATCCTTTCTCCTTGGATAGAAAAAGCAAAACAAGTCGGTCTGAAAAAACTAGTTTTAATGACAGCTATGGGTGTGGAACATGCCCCACCAGAAGCACCATTCCGCAAAACAGAAATTATGCTTGAAGGAGCAGGAATTCCTTGGAATATCATTCGTCCTAACTGGTTTATGCAGAACTTTCATACCTTTTGGATTGCAGGAATCAAACAAGATGGAAAAATTTATTTTCCAGGTGGGAATGCCACGACAAGTTTTATTGATGCAAGAGACATTGCCTCTGTAGCTTCAGTCCTACTCACTACTTCAAAAAATGATAACCATGCCTTTACTTTGACAGGGCCAGAGTCAATCGATCATAAAACAGTAGCTGACCACTTAACAAAAGTAAGTGGTAAAAATATTGAATATGTTGATGTAGATCCAAAAGTATTCGAATCTTCACTTGTAGCTGCTGGACTCACAAAAGACTATGCGGCATTTCTTGTAATGATTGCTGGGGCCTTAAAAGAAGGATTTGCCTCTACTATTTTGGATACGGTAAAAACACTAACTGGCAAAGACCCAATTACCTTTAGCCAATATGCCAAAGAAAATGCGAATGTTTGGAAATAA
- a CDS encoding AraC family transcriptional regulator: MDLLSEILSSAGWKNDLLSKGQIYDSFGFHFPCERSGGFHVVTQGSCYARMGNTTIPLHKGDLIFITRGINHELLSDPKAKVVTIERFLSDKEIRLRKENPVTTFVSIRYEVPPGPIHPFFLELPDYIHIPFESIQAHHALGDIIQILSRELELNLGTDLIVQRLTDILLYYMLRMWLNQNETLQVGWVKAFHDSLVLYALEKLHNGYSKDWTIESLAKETGVSRANLANKFRDVLGIPPMEYLAKLRMEKAKQLFQKGNMGLEEIAQNVGYASAFSFSKAYKRIFGSSPSREWKRVV, translated from the coding sequence ATGGACCTACTTTCTGAAATTCTATCCTCCGCAGGTTGGAAAAACGACCTCCTTTCCAAAGGTCAAATTTACGATAGCTTTGGATTCCACTTTCCTTGTGAAAGGAGTGGTGGTTTTCACGTAGTGACACAAGGCAGCTGTTATGCGAGGATGGGAAATACAACAATTCCTTTACACAAAGGTGATTTAATTTTTATCACACGAGGAATCAATCACGAACTCTTATCTGACCCTAAGGCAAAGGTGGTTACTATAGAAAGATTCTTAAGTGATAAGGAGATTCGTCTTAGAAAGGAAAATCCTGTGACTACGTTTGTTTCGATTCGATATGAAGTGCCACCTGGACCAATACATCCATTCTTTTTGGAATTACCCGATTATATTCACATACCATTTGAGTCTATACAAGCTCATCATGCACTAGGTGATATCATTCAAATTCTGTCTCGCGAATTGGAATTAAATTTAGGCACAGATTTAATCGTACAAAGGTTAACCGATATTTTGTTATATTATATGTTGAGGATGTGGTTAAATCAAAATGAAACCTTACAGGTAGGTTGGGTAAAAGCATTCCATGACTCATTAGTATTGTATGCACTAGAAAAGTTGCATAATGGATATAGTAAAGATTGGACGATTGAATCTTTAGCGAAAGAAACAGGTGTGTCTCGAGCCAACCTTGCTAACAAGTTTAGGGATGTACTAGGAATTCCTCCGATGGAATATTTGGCAAAACTTAGAATGGAAAAAGCCAAACAATTATTCCAGAAGGGAAATATGGGGCTTGAAGAAATTGCACAAAATGTAGGTTATGCGTCCGCTTTTTCTTTTTCCAAAGCATATAAACGTATTTTTGGAAGTTCACCGAGTCGAGAGTGGAAACGAGTTGTGTAA
- a CDS encoding RNA polymerase sigma factor produces MIDDPHLSLIENSLSGKTSALEELIQIFQPKVFSLALKFLWNPEDAEDATQEILVKVITNLGGFRKESKLSTWIYRIASNHLINLQKSKMERRKVHLRVIREELHKTQSPYNPDYHLPIHLREEEPSPKVSELVLHVQVACTYAMLQGLTRPYRMAYLLGEVFQTSSEEGASVMGIRQETFRQKLSRARKQMETFLGKECSLTHAHNPCQCTNRITYATKAGRINTYLKLSEQMKLDGRWKEIKPMMADTSKIRKAAEVFRNHPEFLPKKNQLENIRTLLHNSFPLSTR; encoded by the coding sequence ATGATCGACGATCCGCATCTTTCTTTAATAGAAAATTCTCTGTCTGGTAAAACAAGTGCTTTGGAAGAATTGATTCAAATCTTCCAACCCAAAGTTTTTTCTCTGGCATTGAAATTTTTATGGAATCCGGAAGATGCGGAGGATGCTACCCAAGAAATTTTAGTCAAAGTAATTACGAACTTAGGAGGTTTTCGAAAAGAAAGTAAACTATCAACTTGGATTTATAGAATTGCCAGTAATCATTTAATCAATTTACAAAAATCAAAAATGGAAAGAAGAAAGGTTCATCTTCGAGTGATAAGAGAAGAATTACACAAAACCCAATCGCCATACAATCCTGACTACCACTTACCAATCCACCTCCGCGAGGAAGAACCATCACCTAAAGTTTCTGAACTTGTTTTACATGTACAAGTAGCCTGCACCTATGCCATGTTACAAGGTCTCACGAGACCTTATAGAATGGCTTACCTCCTAGGGGAAGTATTCCAAACATCTAGTGAAGAAGGTGCATCCGTGATGGGCATTCGGCAAGAAACCTTTCGTCAAAAGTTGTCCAGAGCCAGAAAACAAATGGAGACCTTTCTTGGAAAAGAATGCAGCTTAACCCATGCCCACAATCCCTGCCAATGTACGAATCGAATTACATACGCTACGAAGGCAGGAAGGATTAATACCTACCTCAAACTTTCCGAACAAATGAAACTAGACGGAAGATGGAAAGAAATAAAACCAATGATGGCAGATACTTCCAAAATTCGCAAAGCTGCCGAAGTATTTCGCAATCACCCCGAATTTTTACCTAAAAAAAACCAATTGGAAAATATCAGGACATTATTACACAACTCGTTTCCACTCTCGACTCGGTGA
- a CDS encoding DUF1304 domain-containing protein, producing MKLFSLILTGFVAVEHVFILVLEMFLWKTEFGMKVFQLTPETAEITAKLAKNQGLYNGFLAAGLFWALFFIKDQKQKFQTILFFLICVVVAGIYGSATAKFSILFSQGLPAFLALVVHYVANKK from the coding sequence ATGAAACTTTTTTCTCTCATCCTGACTGGCTTTGTTGCTGTAGAACATGTGTTCATTTTAGTATTGGAAATGTTTCTCTGGAAAACTGAGTTTGGAATGAAAGTGTTCCAACTAACACCTGAAACTGCGGAAATCACAGCAAAGTTAGCAAAAAACCAAGGTCTCTACAATGGATTTTTAGCGGCAGGACTTTTTTGGGCACTCTTCTTTATCAAAGACCAAAAACAAAAATTCCAAACCATTTTATTTTTTCTCATTTGTGTGGTGGTGGCAGGTATTTATGGATCAGCCACAGCTAAGTTTTCGATTTTGTTTTCGCAAGGTTTGCCAGCTTTCCTTGCTCTTGTAGTTCACTACGTAGCCAACAAAAAATAA